The region GTCCGCCTCGAGCGCCTCGAGCACCGGCGCGCGGCCGGTCAGCCCACCGTCCACCAGCAGCGCCCCATCCACCTCCACCGGCGGAAAGAGGCCGGGCACGGCCGAGGCCGCCATGAGCGCGTCCACCGTAACCGTACGGTTGTCGAAGATGCGCTTCTCGCCACGAACGAGATCGGTGGCGGTAACGACCAGGCGGATGGGAGAGTCGCGAAGACGGTCGAGATCGACCGAGGCGGCGATCAGATCCCGCAGGGGCGCCGGATCGAAGAGCGCGCTGGTCTCGTTCAGGACGAGCAGGGTGAGCCAGCCGGGCAGAAAGCCCGCGAAGATTACCGGCCCGCGCAGCGTGTAGACCTGCTCGCGCGTCACCGTGCGCCACATCGCCTCGAGCCGATCGGCCCGGCCGCTGGCGATCATGGCTGCATTGAGCGCGCCGGCGGAAGAGCCAGCGACGAGCCGGATGGGCAGCCCGCGCTCGACCAAGGCGGCGGCGACGCCGGCCTCGTAGGCGCCCTTGGCGCCGCCGCCCGAGAGCACCAGGGCCATGGGCGCGTCAGGCGGCACGCCGGACGCTCTGCATGACGCGCGGGCAGGCGCGGGCGCCATCATGATCGCGAGCGCGACGAGGGTGGCGACCGCCCGCGCGCCGTGGTGCCGATCTCTCACGCTTTCGGCTTCCAGTCTTTGAAGCGCTCGCGCAGGAC is a window of Candidatus Methylomirabilota bacterium DNA encoding:
- a CDS encoding patatin-like phospholipase family protein; protein product: MRDRHHGARAVATLVALAIMMAPAPARASCRASGVPPDAPMALVLSGGGAKGAYEAGVAAALVERGLPIRLVAGSSAGALNAAMIASGRADRLEAMWRTVTREQVYTLRGPVIFAGFLPGWLTLLVLNETSALFDPAPLRDLIAASVDLDRLRDSPIRLVVTATDLVRGEKRIFDNRTVTVDALMAASAVPGLFPPVEVDGALLVDGGLTGRAPVLEALEADPTLGRAVVVLSYAQAERSPEPTTMRRALEASFELVMVHQIRRDTELARLRAPNVDVQLLTPSAPMLLRPLDFDRDAMTRLLALGRADALTCLETWARK